The Dioscorea cayenensis subsp. rotundata cultivar TDr96_F1 chromosome 16, TDr96_F1_v2_PseudoChromosome.rev07_lg8_w22 25.fasta, whole genome shotgun sequence sequence GTATGTAGGCATGCACCAAAAGGCAATATAAAGCCGTTCAAAGAGAATGAAGCACAATATGAACTacctattttgtttttggatggAGTATGAGCATCTAAAATagataatgaaaaaatatttcaagaatCAATTAGAAAATTAGAAGCAAAATATTAAGTTACACAAATAGTTGCCAGTTATAAACATAACCTCAAGCAAGCACAATGTAGCTCTCACAAAGTCTTCTTCGGAGTGCCATTAATTAATGACTACTTTCTAGCCAAACACAAGGCATCCATACTGGTAAAATGGaagcatcaattttttttcatttccagACTAGGTGGCACaataacaaaggaaaaaaaaaacaccctaGCCATCCACATCTTGTGATAACCAAGTGAAATCATTATAAGAAGCTAAAGGTCTTGGGACTGCATGCTCTGAAAgctatttcaaaataaatatcatgaaaatcatttatatagtttatttagCAGACAAATTTATACCAACTACCATGACACAACACAGATAACTTTGTAAAAGGAGAGTCTACAGATGTACTGACCAAGGGAACTCTCTTCTGGGACTCCAAATTGCATTCTGTTGGCGAGTTTCCTCATATCAGTAACCGCATATCTGAAACATTTGGAGTCATCCAATatcaaaatattgtaaaaagaataaaataaaataaaaatagcacaTGTTATAAAGTTTCTTAGCAGagcaaaataagaacaaagtaTGTTacctttctttcattttacGCAGCCGTCGTCCACCTCTCTTCTTTTTAGGTTCTGAATCTGGAACTGGAAGAGGTTTCGGTTGCTTTGCAGGGGGTGGTTCTTGccatttctctatttttttacgAATCTCCTCTCGCAGATCCCTTCCAGTCTTCCCTGTGGGATCTCCTCTTGTCGAGTCTACTCTTGCTGCTAGGGTTGATTTAGCAGCCAACAACCGGCAAGCACGGACCCTCAAAGAAGGAGGGGTGCTTTGGAAAATCTCTGTCTGGTCTAGATAACCAACACGGAATTGAGAGGTCGCAGTTGAAAACCCAGCAagattctttttctttgcccCAAGAAGCTGAACATTACAAGCTGGCATTTTTGCTAAAGCTGACAAGCCACCAGCAGTTCCCATGAGTTTTGCTGCGACTGCACTGCCAACAATCGCAGAAAGATTAGGTGCAATATAACCCATCCTGCTCTCTACAAAATCAAGCACTTTCTTCTTTGCAACATCCAATGCAAGTGCCCGATCACAAGCATCAATTGTTTTCTTTAAGTTCTCCTCTGGAAGGGGTTTGCCACTTGTTGTTGATGCAGTAACAGAAACCACCATAATAATAGCTGAGGGCAAAAGTCCTTCCAGATCAACAAGGGTCAAATCCATTTCATTTCCAATCTTCTTTACAACCCGAGCATAGTCAATAGGATGGTGAACAAGGGACTCAAGCTCAGGGAACTTCAACCGGTAATTGTCTCGAATAAAATTGTGAATAATAACTATTTCGTTTTCAATATCAACTGACAGGGCATTGCAATCCACAATCAATTGATATTCAGGATCATCTTCCAGTACCATCCCTTGGCTAGAAATATCTGTTCCCTTCTGCAACGCATCTTCAACTTTCTGCAAAGGTAAAGAAACCAAAtaggaatgaaaaaaaaaaaattttaagcatGAAGGTTAACTGTAAAGCATCTTGATCTTGAGTTAAATCCCATGGATAATTGACTGATAAACATAACCTATAAAATAGCTGTACAAAGATGCCTGATCAAAGGAATTTGGTTCATGTCTAACAAGCAAGCATGTCAAAACAAGACTCTCCGTGGTgtataaaactttaaaaaaataagtaagaatacaagcattacgttcaaatattaaaaacctCAGTTACCCCAATTTGCATGCCAAAGTAGTCATAGCAATTACCTGCATAATGTCATTATACCGTTGTGTTTTCTGCAATTTTGATACACTATCAAGATCATCATAATTCAGAGCTTCGAGATCAGCCatatcaccatcaccatcttcttccatGTTTTCTGCATCATTGTCTTCATTgtcctaaaagaaaaattatcatgAAACACAGGTTAATGACACTAAAACACCTACACTTAGAGCAGATGAAGTTCTTTTATTACTCTTTCCTCTTTGAATACAGTAGGACTTTGTCTATATAGAGtaagaaattgaacaataatCAGAGCCAAGAACCGCTCCTTAATCCAATTAGCTTAATATCTCTTCTGTGGATTAAATGACCTTATTCTGTAACAAACTATAATTCCTACAATTCAACCAAACACCATGCCTGAATAAGCCAATGGAAATCCTAATTTTGATCCACCTTCAGTCCTTATCCAAAACCAGCCTTGAAAACACGATGCAAAAGAGGTAGTTACTTACAAGAATAGGTTCTTCATTATCTGATAACTCGTCAAGGTCCGCCAAGAAAGAATCAGCAAGATTTGCCTgataataagaacaaagaaaaggaagttTTGTCATCGTAAGATGatcatttgaaaataattattaaagcaACATGGAAAATTTACTAACAAGAAAACGCAAAAACATAACATCACCGATGAAACTCTCCAGAGGAGTATCATCTAACAATTGAGGCTCCCAGGAAGACATCTACCATGCAGAAACTTTAGACTTGCAATGAAAAAGCATGCAATGctatcatattttaatttactaATACAACATACAAGAATTCAAGTTTGAATGAAAAGGTCACTAAGTAGCCAATTAAGAATAtcaatttgcatatatatatatatatatatataatatgatgcaGATGGAAATTTGATGTTGAGCTCTGTTGTTTCTCACATAAAATTTAACATGTAACAGCAGCATTTCATTATTCTGTACCCTCTCATGTTCTTTACACTCCAATGAGAATTAGCTTATTGAATGGGGACATTGGTGCAGCACAATCgctttgatgaaaaaaattaggaaCTTAAGAAATGTAAGTTCAATGGCATCAATTGACGTCTAAGATCAGAATatgtttaaaaagaaacaataaatgaCCATACTGAACCCAAGAATTCATAAAGCAAATATTCTCACCAAACGGCATGTCATTCCTATTTCTCATATTTCCATGATATAAATGCAAAATGGCTGATAATcacaacaaaatcataaaatttcataaaat is a genomic window containing:
- the LOC120279475 gene encoding U4/U6 small nuclear ribonucleoprotein Prp31 homolog, coding for MANLADSFLADLDELSDNEEPILDNEDNDAENMEEDGDGDMADLEALNYDDLDSVSKLQKTQRYNDIMQKVEDALQKGTDISSQGMVLEDDPEYQLIVDCNALSVDIENEIVIIHNFIRDNYRLKFPELESLVHHPIDYARVVKKIGNEMDLTLVDLEGLLPSAIIMVVSVTASTTSGKPLPEENLKKTIDACDRALALDVAKKKVLDFVESRMGYIAPNLSAIVGSAVAAKLMGTAGGLSALAKMPACNVQLLGAKKKNLAGFSTATSQFRVGYLDQTEIFQSTPPSLRVRACRLLAAKSTLAARVDSTRGDPTGKTGRDLREEIRKKIEKWQEPPPAKQPKPLPVPDSEPKKKRGGRRLRKMKERYAVTDMRKLANRMQFGVPEESSLGDGLGEGYGMLGQAGSGKLRVSVAQSKLATKAAKRFKDKHYGSSGGATSGLTSSLAFTPVQGIELSNPQAHGNLLGSGTQSTYFSEIGTFSKIKRT